A part of Chlorocebus sabaeus isolate Y175 chromosome 4, mChlSab1.0.hap1, whole genome shotgun sequence genomic DNA contains:
- the KGD4 gene encoding alpha-ketoglutarate dehydrogenase component 4, translating to MMGSKMASASRVVQVVKPHTPLIRFPDRRDNPKPNVSEALRSAGLPSHSSVISQHSKGSKSPDLLMYQGPPDTAEIIKTLPQKYRRKLVSQEEIEFIQRGGPE from the exons ATGATGGGCAGCAAGATGGCGTCTGCCAGTAGGGTCGTTCAG gtAGTCAAACCACACACTCCATTAATAAGGTTTCCTGACAGAAGAGACAATCCTAAACCCAATG tatcGGAAGCTTTGAGATCAGCAGGGCTACCATCTCACTCTTCTGTAATTTCACAACATTCTAAGGGAAGTAAATCACCAGATTTGTTGATGTATCAGGGTCCACCAGATActgcagaaataataaaaacattacctCAGAAATACAGAAGGAAACTTGTGTctcaagaagaaattgaatttatCCAA cGTGGAGGTCCTGAATAA